A window from Chromatiales bacterium encodes these proteins:
- a CDS encoding lipoprotein signal peptidase, with product MRSYHYRWLGFALLIVLLDQISKGLAESWLLQGRPYPIMPSFNLTLLYNTGAAFSLLSEAGGWQRWFFVTVTVIVCVFLWSLLKRLKPDEPGSLLSALGMMLIMGGALGNLIDRLFRGAVVDFLDVYYQSYHWPTFNIADIGITIGALLIISVALSDKAQHR from the coding sequence TTGAGGAGTTACCATTACAGATGGTTAGGCTTCGCTTTGCTGATTGTTTTATTAGATCAGATTAGTAAAGGGTTGGCGGAGTCGTGGCTACTTCAAGGTCGTCCATATCCTATAATGCCGTCGTTCAATCTCACTTTGCTGTACAACACGGGTGCTGCTTTTAGCTTGCTCAGCGAGGCTGGAGGGTGGCAACGTTGGTTTTTTGTTACAGTAACCGTAATCGTTTGTGTCTTTCTCTGGTCTTTACTCAAACGGTTGAAACCAGACGAACCAGGCAGCCTACTATCGGCTTTGGGCATGATGCTGATAATGGGCGGCGCACTCGGCAATTTGATTGATCGTTTGTTTAGAGGTGCGGTGGTAGATTTTCTGGATGTTTATTATCAGTCCTATCATTGGCCAACATTTAATATAGCGGATATAGGTATTACCATAGGAGCATTGCTTATTATAAGTGTTGCACTTAGTGATAAGGCTCAGCATAGATGA